GGGGTAAACGCGTACAACGTCCACGTTGCACAGCCGGCGAGCCGACGGTTTTTCGTCCCGCTTCAGTTTGGTTCGTTCGTCTTTTTACTGTGCTTGACAAGACTCACCGGGGCGGTCTTACCGAGGGGTTTCCCCCGGCAGTTCGGCATCACCGAAGCAGTAATCGGCTTGAGTATCGTCGCCGTGTGCTTTGGGTACGTTGAGTGGCGAACGGTCCGGAAACCTGACGAAGAGTCGATTTCAGACCAATCTATCTTGAACCAACCTGGTAATTCTAACGAGACTGGCGCTACTCTCGATGAGGCGTCACACAAGGTGGATCCGTGATGGAGGATGTCCACTTCGAGGTGTACGACACCGAAGCTGGGTGGTGGTGGCGACTGCGAACCGGCAGTCTCGTTTTGAGCCAGTCGCAAACAACATTTGATTCGCCCGATCAGGCTCGTGCAGCCGTCGACCGCGTCCGTACAGCGGCATCAGTCGTCAAAAATATCCCGGAGCGACAGTTCGAGGGTACCCAAGCGAGCGATCGCGTTACTGACGCGCAGTGTGTTACTGTCAATGTTACCGGGCAGTACGAGTGGGTTCTTGAAGACGACGGTGAAGTGCTTACGCAATCGACAACAGCATACGAAACCGAGGCCGGTGCTCTAGCGGCTGCCAAGGCATTCTGTACACACGCCAGCGCCACAGTAACGGTGTTCCTCTTTAGGAACCAGGAACAGCAGTCGTCATTTGATGTCGGCTCAACATCTATACTGGCGGCGCTTCGCTCGTTAGCGACGCTCCCATACCGAGGGGTCAAACACAATCAAAAAATCAAGGAGATTGACACTCGGATCGTTGTTTCTGGCATCCGTGGAAAATCATCGACCACTCGCCGACTTAACGACGTGTTCAGGCGTCGCGGGTACGATACACTGACAAAAATCACGGGGAATCAGCCACATCTGATTCACAATAATGGAGTGATCCCGCTGAACCGCCAAGGACCCAGAACGACCTTGTACGAAAATATTGGCGTCTTACGAGAGTACGTCCCCAAGCTTGCAGAATACGCTCCTGACGATGTCGCAATTTTCGAGAATCAAGGTATCACGGAGTACACCACGCGCCTGATTAACGAATCATTCATACACCCACATATAATTGTCCTGACCAACATCCGGCGTGATCACCAAGACACGCTCGGCGAGACTCGGGCTGAGATCGCACGGTCGTTCGCCAAATCAGTCCCTTCTAGTGCCCATGTCGTGTGTGGTGAGCAAAATCCAGTCATCTACCAGTATCTGGAGCGTGAGGTCACGGCCACCGGGGCGACGATCGAACAAGTAACAATTCCTGAGAAACACAAAGGGTTGCTTGGAGCGGAGACGGTTCACGCAGTGAACCCCACACTTATAGCCGTCGATGAACCCCCCCTTCCTGCGGATGAGATCCAAACGTATCTCACACAGATCCAGCCGAAGTGGACTGCCATCCCGAACGGGCTCGTATTCAACGCCGCTGAGGTGAACGACGTCGAGAGTACAGAAGCGGTCAGACAGGCCCTTGAGAAATCTGACCGCATCACTCCGTTTGTTTTCTTGCGTCCGGATCGGCGCGGGCGAACCGCCTCGTTCGTTTCGTACTTCGATCACCTCGCCAATCGTGGTGTTATCGACGTTGGATACGTGATGGGTAGTGACAGCTCAGTATTCGCGAATGAAACGACGTGTGAAGTCAAGGAGATCGACTCCGGCGCCGATCCGGCAGCCGTGTTGGATCGGCTGCTCAATCATGATCGACCGGTGATGATTATGGGAAACACCGTCGACGAGTTTATGCGAGAGCTTGATGGTAAAATCGACTCGCGAGCACAGCGCATGTCTCTAGCAGATAAGCCACGAGGGCCCCCAGCCACGTAGTTTCACATGATTATTTTCACGGTCTCTATTGAGCATCGCCGCCCCGCTCAAGAAAAAATACTTTTTGGTCCAGCCCGGGAGTACCGGCTGACCTTTGGTTGGAACTTGTGGGTGTTCATCTGAGCTACTTCCTCCAGCTACTTCTTGAACAACTCGGTTATGTGGATCGATGCTATACTCAGAGTGGCAGTGTAGCAACTGGATTCACAACCATAGCCCAACAAAACTGTTTGCCGATCTCTATCGATAAATAATAACCAGTAGTTTTCGACTGATCAACGTTCTTTTTAGTAATATTACTATAATCGAAATGTTTTCTACCTGTCTCCACAGAACAATCGCATGACTTGGCAGTCACACCCTAGCGCGGTGCCGTTGCTATTCGGCTCGGTGCTGCTGTGGGTGAACGTCGGGTATCTGCTCTGGCGTCGACAGGCCAGTCGACGCGCGCCAGGGCAACTACTTGCAGCCGGACTCGTCGCCTCGATTGCGCTTTCGCTCGGAGTATTCGCAATACGACTGGCCGCCACGACATTGGTGGCCAAACAGTTCTTGAACACTCTCATTTATTTCGGCGATGCTTCAGTGGTGGCGTTCCTGTTGGCATATGTATTGGTGTATATTGGCTATGATCTCTCCCATCGCCAGTACGCCGCGTTGTTCAGCCTCCCAGTGATCACCATCATCGGCGTGATCACTAATCCACTCCATGGGCTGCATTACCAACTGAGCCTCAACGAGGTCGGCAGCTACGTCATACTGGCCAAAGACTACGGCCCGCTGTTTTGGCTGTATGTCGTCTACAGCTATGCGTTTTTGCTCGTCTCGATCGGCCTGCTCGCTAGAGCTGCCACCGGCGCGCAGGGGGGCTATCGTCGACAACTGTTCGCATTGATTGGGGGGCTGCTGTTGCCAGCGATTGGAGGATTTGCACACATCACCGGGTTTGGTCCGGAGCCGACGCCGAACTACATGGGGTATGGCTACATCGGAACGGCAGTCGCGTTCAGCTATACGGTCTACCGCCACGACCTATTTGCAGCGGTGCCGGTCGCTCGTCGAACGGCAATCGAACAACTCGACGAGGGACTGATCACCCTCGACATGGATGGGGTCGTGGTAAGCCTCAATGACGCTGCACGTCGGTTCCTCGGGGAATCGGAGCCGGAGTTGCTCGGTCGACCCAGCGTCGACGCGCTCGGTCCTTTCGTCGAACCGTTTGATCTCGAAGCGTCGGCCGAACAGTCCACAACCGTCGAAACCGACGCTGGTGTCTTCGACGTTACCCTCAGCCCGGTAGTCCGCGGGGAGTCGCCCATCGGCAACCAACTATTACTCCAGGATGTCACCGAACGTCACCGCCGCGAACAGCAGCTGACGGCGCTCAACACCCGGCTCTCACTCGCCCTTGCTGAGACCGATACGGGTGTCTGGGAGTTAGACCTCGACACCGAAGAACTAATTTTCGATGAAGCCTCCGAACGCCTCTACGGTTACGACCCCGGTGCGTTTCCCGGGACTGTCGAAGCCTTCGCCGACCGGGTTTCGGACACCGACTTCGCAGCAGTCGAAGCCAACATCGAACACGCCATCGAGACAGGCGAGGAATACCGAGCAGATTTCAGGGTCGACCATCCCGATGGCGGCTACCGCTGGATTCAGACCCGCGGCGTGGTGCAGTCCGACGCCGACGGCGAGCCGGAGAGAATCCTCGGCATCCAGACTGATGTCACAGAACGTGTGGTTGCTGCCCAGAGCATCGAACAACAGCGTGACGGACTCGAATTACTCAATAGTGTCGTCCGCCACGACATCCGTAACGATCTCCAGCTCATCGATGCATATGCCCAGATGCTCGGCGAGACTGAGAATGAGCACAACGAGCAACATCTGTCGGTGATTCGTCGAGCCACCAACAATGCCGTCGACTTGACGACAACCGCCCGGGAACTGGCCGAAGTGATGCTCCAAACAGACCCCCAGCCGGAGCCGGTCGCTCTGCGGCCGGTTCTGGAAGCCGAAATTGACGCAGTCAGGCAGTCGTATCCCGAATCCGAAATCATCATTGAGGGATCAATTCCGGACGTGATGGTGTCGGCGGATGAGCTGCTTGATGCAGTCTTTCGGAACCTTTTGAAAAATGCGATCCAGCACAACCGCCAAGAGACGCCCGGTATCTGGGTATCGGTAGACTGTCTCGATGAGACCGTCGAAATCCGGATCGCTGACAACGGGCTGGGTGTCGACGACGCACATAAAGAAACGATCTTCGGCAAAGGAAAGCAGGGACTCGACAGCGACGGTACCGGGATCGGGCTGTATCTCGTTCAGTCACTGGTCGACAGATACGGTGGCGACGTATGGGTAGAGGATCGAAACCCCCCGAGTGCCTCAAGTAATCAGCTACAGACCGCCGCCAATGAGTCGACTGGGGCGGTCTTTGTCGTTCAACTTGCTATATACAAGTGAGGAAAATGCCACTATAGCTACGAGTTGGGACGCAGAGAATCATATCGAGGAAAGATCCCGGTTTGATCCGTGGATTAAGACGAACAGATGTTTCATCGCAACCGAGTAATCGTATAACTCGATTACCAGCCGATCTCATTGCATAGTCCATCACCGTCACTGTCAACGTCATTTGGACCATATTCGTACGGGTTCTCATTGTCGTCAGCTGCTTCTTCACGCTCAGCAGTGGGAATCCATGACGGTTCCGTAACAACGCCTCTGTCCGCCACAGTAGTCGTAACCCGCCTCTGAAATGAATCCCGATTTGTGTGGCCTCGTTCATAGTATTCTACAATCAACCCATCGCTACGAATACCGATTTCCGCATTCTCAATTTTCGCGTGATCCTCAGTGTCGACATGGTCATCAAGACCATTGTAACTCTACATCGAATAAGTCCATCCATCGTCTGCGGATTTAATCCCTTCAAATTGCCAGTCATAATCATCCACTCCATATGTGGCGCGAAACATATGGGGTCCGGCTAAGACTCTATGTTGCGAGTATCCGCTGACGGCGTATCCTACATCTCTATAATCATCTTTGGGATATCCGTTCCGTTCGTATTGTAGGTCGTAATCTGGACCACCGATCTCTGAGCCGTTTACACAATATACTTTATTATCTATTGGATTGCCATCTTTGACTCGGATAGGCACTTGTTTGTCGTCCCTGTCAATACGGGTAGTTCTATTCTCATTTTTCAGCGCAGGGAAGATGTGCACTTGGTGCGGACGAGTTCACCACTAAGTAGTAAATCCAATTAATAGCTTCTCAAGTGTTATTTACATTCTATGGCCTATGAATAATTCTCATGCTGCTTGTTCGGCTCTGGGGAACGCAGAATTCGTCAGCATCCAGGCGCCATCACCCATTCAGAACGAGTATTCAACCTCGATCTTACCGCCGGTTGCGCATATTGAGATTTACTTCAATGACGTTTGCCGAACTCACAAGTCGTTCGGGAATGGTCTCCCGGAAGCGTTCGCCTTGCATGAAGCTCGTCGGACCGGAAACACTCAACGAACCGAGCACCTCTCCGTCGGGAGCCTGTACTGGTGTCCCAACCGCACGAAATCGCTTGATCTCTTCTTCATCGTTGCAGGCGTATCCTCGCTCACGGATCTCTTGTAGCTCTTCAAGCAACGTCTCACGGCTCGTGATGGTGTTTTCCGTTCGTTTCGGAAGGCCGTGGGTTTCGATAATTTCCCGACGTCGCTCCTCGGGTAGGTGCGCGAGAATCGCCTTTCCAGAGGCTGTATAGTGGAGATGGTCCCGTTGTTGGGGTTTGGTCGTCTGGTATTCCCCGTCGACGCTCGTGTCGCCTTTCACCTGATAGAGGTTGACACCGCGTCCGTTTTCTTCCGTGACGATATGGACGTACTGACTCGTTTCGCTTGCGAGTTGGTCGACCTGTGGCTTCCCATGGCGATAGAGTGGATTCCGGTCGCGGACGTACTGTCCGACCGTGAACAATTTAAGTGCGAGTTCGTACTGCCCATCGCGTTTAATCACGAACTCGTTTTCCACGAGCGTTGTTAGGTGTGCGTGCGCAGTACTCTTTGAGATCTCGAGTTCGGCCGCGAGTTCGGTAACGCCGACACCGTCGTTTTCCTTAAGCACCGACATCACCCGGGCAGCCATCGAGACCGTCTGTAGCGTCCGTCCCCCGCTGTTCGTGTTTGACATATACTTATTTGTTTGCTTAAACTACTTTAGCGTTCGTATATCGCGAACAATATGCAGTCGATACTGTACGTGTTTGTTGTATTCTGGGTGAAAACCTTTGTTTGACTGGTTATTCTTCCTC
This genomic stretch from Halorubrum lacusprofundi ATCC 49239 harbors:
- a CDS encoding histidine kinase N-terminal 7TM domain-containing protein; its protein translation is MTWQSHPSAVPLLFGSVLLWVNVGYLLWRRQASRRAPGQLLAAGLVASIALSLGVFAIRLAATTLVAKQFLNTLIYFGDASVVAFLLAYVLVYIGYDLSHRQYAALFSLPVITIIGVITNPLHGLHYQLSLNEVGSYVILAKDYGPLFWLYVVYSYAFLLVSIGLLARAATGAQGGYRRQLFALIGGLLLPAIGGFAHITGFGPEPTPNYMGYGYIGTAVAFSYTVYRHDLFAAVPVARRTAIEQLDEGLITLDMDGVVVSLNDAARRFLGESEPELLGRPSVDALGPFVEPFDLEASAEQSTTVETDAGVFDVTLSPVVRGESPIGNQLLLQDVTERHRREQQLTALNTRLSLALAETDTGVWELDLDTEELIFDEASERLYGYDPGAFPGTVEAFADRVSDTDFAAVEANIEHAIETGEEYRADFRVDHPDGGYRWIQTRGVVQSDADGEPERILGIQTDVTERVVAAQSIEQQRDGLELLNSVVRHDIRNDLQLIDAYAQMLGETENEHNEQHLSVIRRATNNAVDLTTTARELAEVMLQTDPQPEPVALRPVLEAEIDAVRQSYPESEIIIEGSIPDVMVSADELLDAVFRNLLKNAIQHNRQETPGIWVSVDCLDETVEIRIADNGLGVDDAHKETIFGKGKQGLDSDGTGIGLYLVQSLVDRYGGDVWVEDRNPPSASSNQLQTAANESTGAVFVVQLAIYK
- a CDS encoding IclR family transcriptional regulator, encoding MSNTNSGGRTLQTVSMAARVMSVLKENDGVGVTELAAELEISKSTAHAHLTTLVENEFVIKRDGQYELALKLFTVGQYVRDRNPLYRHGKPQVDQLASETSQYVHIVTEENGRGVNLYQVKGDTSVDGEYQTTKPQQRDHLHYTASGKAILAHLPEERRREIIETHGLPKRTENTITSRETLLEELQEIRERGYACNDEEEIKRFRAVGTPVQAPDGEVLGSLSVSGPTSFMQGERFRETIPERLVSSANVIEVNLNMRNRR